GGTGCGGGGACAATGGGCGGATGGACAGGGCTCGCAGGGACCGTGACGTGGAGGGGCGCGCCCGTAACGCGCGGCCCAGGGACGGGCTGGGCCGGCCGCTCCCCTACGGGTCGCCGGGTGTGGAGCGGCAGCCCGAGGGTGTGGAGCGCCCGCCCGAGGAGAGCCTGCGGGAGGCGCAGCGGCTGCTGGACGCGGGGCTGCCGTTCCACGCCCACGAGGTGCTGGAGGACGCCTGGAAAGCGTGCGGCGACGCGGGGCGCGGGGAGGAACGCGAGCTGTGGCGGGGCCTGGCGCAACTGGCGGTGGGGCTGACCCACGCGGCGCGCGGGAACGCCTCGGGCGGCGCGCGGCTGCTGCTGCGCGGCGCGGACCGGATCGTCCCCTACGGGGGCGGGGCCGAGGCGTCGGCACCTGGGTCGTACGAGACCGGGGCAGCGAGGCCCGGGTCGGACGAGGGCGGGGCTTCGGGGCCGTACGGGATCGACGTGGACGGCCTCGTGAGGTGGGCGCGCGGCCTGGCGGAACGGCTGGGCGGGGGCGTGGACGGCGGCCCGGGTCCCGGCGGCGACCGGAGCAGGGGTACGGGCCCTGCCGGGGGTTCCGGTCCGGGCGCGGTGGTGGTGGACCCGGTCGTGGAGGCACCGCGCCTGACCGGGCGTTAGGGCGGGCGCGCCGGAGATCGGC
This genomic window from Streptomyces thermolilacinus SPC6 contains:
- a CDS encoding DUF309 domain-containing protein, producing the protein MDRARRDRDVEGRARNARPRDGLGRPLPYGSPGVERQPEGVERPPEESLREAQRLLDAGLPFHAHEVLEDAWKACGDAGRGEERELWRGLAQLAVGLTHAARGNASGGARLLLRGADRIVPYGGGAEASAPGSYETGAARPGSDEGGASGPYGIDVDGLVRWARGLAERLGGGVDGGPGPGGDRSRGTGPAGGSGPGAVVVDPVVEAPRLTGR